The nucleotide window TGCTTTTATTCGGATTAAAGCTGGCTGATGGGATTTTGAATGATTTCATTGCGAATTTCCTTTCTTCGCTGGACAATGGACTCTATCGATTCTGCGTGCGCAACAAGGAAGCGCTGCTGCTGATCATCGCTTCCGGAACGATTATGGTCGTCATTTATTTTACGATCCGCAAGACATCCAATTATTTGGAGCAGATGATTACATCAATCAATCAGGTCTTTAACAAGGATGAAGGCTTGGTTGTTCTTCCGACGGATTTTAAGGAAATTGAAAATCAGCTGAATTCAATCAAATTTGAAACGCTGCGCAGCGAACAGGCACAGCAGCAGGAACAACAGAAACGGGATGATCTGGTCGTCTATCTGGCTCATGATTTAAAAACACCGCTGACTTCAATCATCGGTTATCTGTCTTTATTGAATGATGAAAAAGAAATCAGCGAGGAACTGCGTGAGAAATATACGCAGATCGCGCTGGAAAAGAGTTACCGCTTGGAAAGCTTGATCAATGAGTTTTTTGATATCACGCGGTTTGCTTTGCAGAAACAGACCTTAAACAAAGAAGCTGTCAATTTAAGCATCATGCTTCAGCAGCTGACCGATGAGTTCTATCCGTTATTTGAGGAACGGCAGGTAGAATGCAAACTGCAGCTGCAGGAGGGCGTCATGATCAACGCCGACGCGGATAAACTGGCGCGAGTTTTCGATAATCTGCTGCGCAATGCGCTGGCGTATTGCGACAGCGGCACGGATATCGAGATTACGATGCGGGAGAATAACGACGGGGTGGAGCTGATGTTTGCCAACATCGGCCCGCAGCTCAGCGAAGATCAGATTCCTATGTTGTTTGAGAAGTTCTACCGCGCTGATCCTTCACGCAGTGCCTCTACCGGCGGTGCGGGTCTGGGGCTGGCGATTGCCAGAGATATCGTGGAAATGCACGGCGGAACGATCCGGGCTGTAGGCATCGGCAAACGGATTGAATTCCATCTGCATTTTAATAAGCATAAGTGAGGATTCTTTCACTTCGATCGGTGGAAAGAGGAATCACGAAAAACAACACGAACGGCAGCGGTGGACATAGAGAAATCCGTATCCCTCACGGACATGAAGTCAATTAACGGATCGAAAGATGTTGTCGTACTCTGTTCAATGAACGAGCGTGGATTGAAAGAAAGAAAGGACGTAAAAAGATTGTCACTCAAGCTTAAACTGAACGAAAGAAGGCCGTTTTTCAGGCCTTCTTTTCTGAATTTGGTTTAAAAAGAAATGAAAAGAGTGCTTTGCCTTGCTTTTCTTGATATAATAAACTTCGGATAAGAAATTTGCAGGAAAGGAAGAAACAAGTATGGCATTTGAATCGTTGACAGAGCGGCTGAATAAAGCGTTTAAAAATATCAGCGGCCAGGGGAAACTGACAGAAAAAAACATGGACGACATGCTTCGGGAAGTTCGGCTGGCTTTGCTGGAAGCAGACGTCAATTACAAGATCGTCAAAGATTTTTTAGTCAATGTAAAAGATAAAGCGGTAGGTCAGGAGGTCTATACCTCCCTGAATCCATCTCAGATGGTCGTCAAGATTGTTCATGATGAACTGGTTGCGCTTTTAGGTGAAAAGGAAGCACCGCTGAACTTTAAGGAATCCGGCATGACTGTCGTTATGATGGTCGGTCTGCAGGGTACGGGTAAAACGACCTCGGTTGGCAAGATTACCTCGCTTTTGAAGCGGAAATATAATAAGCATCCGATGCTGATTGCCGCGGACGTGATCCGTCCGGCCGCGATCGAACAGCTGCAGACTTTAGGCAAGGAAGTTGGTGCGGAGGTTTTCTCGTTAGGCATTGAAACCCCGGCTGTGGAAACGGTGCGTCAGGGTCTGGCGCGGGCGAAGGAAAGCGGCGCGGATATCGTCTTGATCGATACCGCCGGCCGTCTGCATATCGACGATGAGCTGATGGAAGAGTTGGCTCAGATTAAGGAAATCGCGAAACCGGATGATATTCTGTTAACCGTCGATGCGATGACCGGTCAGGATATCATCAATGTAGCCCAGGCTTTCCATGAAAAATTGAATGTTACCGGATTAGTCGTTACCAAATTGGAT belongs to Holdemania massiliensis and includes:
- a CDS encoding sensor histidine kinase, with amino-acid sequence MKNSLRRFKIRLFLELSLQIIGAIILLLFGLKLADGILNDFIANFLSSLDNGLYRFCVRNKEALLLIIASGTIMVVIYFTIRKTSNYLEQMITSINQVFNKDEGLVVLPTDFKEIENQLNSIKFETLRSEQAQQQEQQKRDDLVVYLAHDLKTPLTSIIGYLSLLNDEKEISEELREKYTQIALEKSYRLESLINEFFDITRFALQKQTLNKEAVNLSIMLQQLTDEFYPLFEERQVECKLQLQEGVMINADADKLARVFDNLLRNALAYCDSGTDIEITMRENNDGVELMFANIGPQLSEDQIPMLFEKFYRADPSRSASTGGAGLGLAIARDIVEMHGGTIRAVGIGKRIEFHLHFNKHK
- the ffh gene encoding signal recognition particle protein, whose amino-acid sequence is MAFESLTERLNKAFKNISGQGKLTEKNMDDMLREVRLALLEADVNYKIVKDFLVNVKDKAVGQEVYTSLNPSQMVVKIVHDELVALLGEKEAPLNFKESGMTVVMMVGLQGTGKTTSVGKITSLLKRKYNKHPMLIAADVIRPAAIEQLQTLGKEVGAEVFSLGIETPAVETVRQGLARAKESGADIVLIDTAGRLHIDDELMEELAQIKEIAKPDDILLTVDAMTGQDIINVAQAFHEKLNVTGLVVTKLDGDSRGGGVLSVRSITQVPVKFIGLGEKMEDLDVFYPDRMADRILGMGDIMTLVEQAQEKMDLEQSEKSARKMMEGTFTLDDMLQQVEQVQKLGSLGGIMKMIPGLNQFASQMDDEKTTRQMNRSKAIIRSMTKEERQDPGILRASRKKRIAAGSGTTVQEVNALVNQFEKTRQMMKQMAQLQKGGKMNMNALMGQKKGMNIPLNPRRRKW